A single genomic interval of Spinacia oleracea cultivar Varoflay chromosome 6, BTI_SOV_V1, whole genome shotgun sequence harbors:
- the LOC130462938 gene encoding uncharacterized protein → MGETNSSSTNNLNPYKDPLFIAVNESAATPLESILFDGKNFLNWSRSIRIALGAKNKLGFLEGKHPKPSEGPDEIQKWTRCDYMVRSWLLATMKPEIASSLVTMQSTKRLWEEIVERHGQTSAPLLFQLKKDMWELQQGCSIVKKMIERESSTKLMKFLMGLNSDYEQMKTNFLGMDPLMPVNKVYNLVMQVEK, encoded by the exons ATGGGTGAAACAAATTCCTCCTCAACAAACAATCTGAATCCCTACAAAGATCCTCTCTTTATTGCAGTAAATGAGAGTGCTGCAACACCACTTGAAAGTATCTTGTTTGATGGAAAGAATTTCCTGAATTGGAGCAGAAGCATCAGGATTGCTCTTGGTGCCAAGAACAAACTGGGATTCTTAGAAGGGAAGCATCCTAAACCTTCTGAAGGTCCTGATGAAATCCAGAAATGGACTAGATGTGATTATATGGTGAGGTCATGGTTGTTGGCCACCATGAAGCCTGAAATTGCAAGCAGCCTTGTGACTATGCAATCAACTAAGAGGTTGTGGGAAGAAATTGTTGAAAGGCATGGGCAAACAAGTGCTCCTCTTCTCTTTCAACTGAAAAAAGACATGTGGGAACTGCAGCAAGG CTGCAGCATTGTCAAAAAAATGATTGAGAGGGAATCATCCACCAAGCTCATGAAGTTTCTCATGGGTCTGAACTCTGATTATGAGCAGATGAAGACAAATTTCCTTGGGATGGATCCACTGATGCCTGTGAACAAGGTGTACAATCTAGTCATGCAGGTTGAGAAATAA
- the LOC130462937 gene encoding uncharacterized mitochondrial protein AtMg00810-like: MKPPKGYTGGKEGQVCRLKRSLYGLKQASRQWNLELTKFFIEHGYTQSKRDYSMFSKIENGKQTIVLVYVDDLLVTGDDTNEMKKLKTELDNAFTVKDLGEMRYFLGIEVSRSPKGTMLNQRKFILDILKSTGTEDCKPAKFPFPKGIKLSVDQGELLEDPEIYRRIIGRLLYLNLTRPDISYSVQQLSQFMCEPRKPHLQAAIHVVKYLAGTIDWGLYYPADSEVKLSSFCDSDWGNCAFSSRSLTGYCVFLGKSLVSWKTKKQNTVSKSSTEAEYRCMSQTTSEIVWLNGVLEDLGFTVPKPIDLFCDNKSAIHLAHNPVFHERTKHLNVDCHYVRDHILDGLLNVLHVRSFLQLADLMTKSLSEQQHNHLSFKLGITPSAPT; this comes from the coding sequence ATGAAACCACCAAAAGGTTACACTGGAGGAAAGGAGGGGCAAGTATGTAGGCTGAAAAGAAGCTTATATGGTCTGAAGCAAGCTTCTAGGCAATGGAATCTAGAACTGACCAAGTTCTTCATTGAGCATGGCTATACACAATCCAAAAGAGATTATTCAATGTTCTCtaaaattgaaaatggaaagcaGACAATTGTGCTagtttatgttgatgatcttCTTGTCACTGGAGATGACACAAATGAGATGAAAAAGCTCAAAACAGAACTTGACAATGCCTTCACTGTGAAGGATCTTGGAGAGATGAGATATTTTCTTGGGATAGAAGTTTCAAGAAGTCCAAAAGGAACCATGTTAAATCAAAGAAAGTTCATTCTTGACATACTGAAATCAACAGGGACTGAGGACTGTAAACCTGCAAAGTTCCCCTTTCCCAAAGGGATCAAATTATCAGTTGATCAAGGTGAACTACTAGAAGATCCTGAAATATATAGAAGAATCATTGGAAGGTTGTTGTACTTGAATCTGACAAGACCTGATATTTCCTATAGTGTGCAGCAGTTGAGTCAGTTTATGTGTGAGCCAAGAAAACCACACTTGCAGGCTGCTATCCATGTGGTAAAGTACTTGGCTGGTACAATTGATTGGGGTTTATACTACCCTGCTGATTCTGAAGTAAAGCTAAGCTCATTCTGTGATTCAGATTGGGGAAACTGTGCCTTTAGTTCAAGATCTCTCACTGGATACTGTGTTTTCTTAGGAAAATCACTAGTGTCTTGGAAAACAAAGAAGCAAAACACTGTGTCAAAGTCATCAACAGAAGCAGAATATAGATGTATGTCACAAACAACAAGTGAGATTGTTTGGTTGAATGGGGTACTAGAAGACCTGGGGTTCACTGTACCTAAGCCTATTGATTTATTCTGTGACAACAAGTCAGCAATTCATCTTGCACATAACCCTGTTttccatgaaagaacaaaacacttGAATGTGGATTGTCATTATGTGAGAGATCACATCCTGGATGGGCTGCTAAACGTTCTTCATGTTCGATCCTTTCTCCAGTTAGCTGATTTAATGACTAAGTCTCTCAGTGAGCAACAGCATAATCATCTCTCTTTCAAGTTGGGCATCACTCCCTCAGCTCCAACTTGA
- the LOC130462935 gene encoding cysteine-rich repeat secretory protein 1-like: MVMLITLSLILVSKLVIPSTQAFDYFTNCTASSNYTQNSQYQRNLDKLLEEITSKASLSGFYYTFVGQIPDQVHGLYLCRGDMSNQGCGQCVYQAQGSILKECPTQIRAVLCKVKFGTTVANITSSEKLYTLGQCTLDLSASDCDRLTGA, encoded by the exons ATGGTCATGCTAATAACCCTTAGCTTAATACTAGTATCTAAACTTGTTATTCCAAGTACCCAAGCTTTTGATTACTTTACCAATTGTACAGCTAGTTCTAATTACACCCAAAACAGCCAATACCAAAGAAACCTAGACAAACTTTTAGAAGAAATAACTTCCAAAGCTTCACTTTCTGGATTTTACTATACATTTGTTGGTCAAATCCCTGATCAAGTCCATGGTCTTTACCTATGCCGGGGTGACATGAGTAATCAAGGTTGTGGCCAATGCGTTTACCAAGCTCAAGGTAGTATCCTCAAAGAGTGTCCGACCCAAATTCGGGCTGTTTTATG CAAGGTCAAGTTTGGTACAACAGTAGCTAACATCACAAGCTCGGAAAAGCTGTATACCTTAGGGCAGTGCACACTGGACTTGTCAGCGAGTGATTGTGACCGACTGACCGGCGCTTGA
- the LOC130462934 gene encoding uncharacterized protein has translation MKSGNGRNAKDQVIPIPLLQTDCDDDDDCISNNIVSIELDDIQEKVDYWNSAIVCAVLGANPPLSVIEGFFRRIWKNLGVDKVVEIEHGVFIVRFLTMENRDKVLADIKPTFDKKPVLCKPWHKDIVHFKDEVKVVPIWIQLKNLELKFWRLRSLSKIVGTIGKFIQANQATIHRDKLQYARVQIEVAITQNLPEKVQFHDEHGGLKYINIGYEWKPIVCEHCKLLGHLVVDCRKQKGKKKKEMTTPVMVNNSFQVLDTQCASEETGERLIVSGSLRNGSSSDGGGIPPDIDG, from the exons ATGAAATCGGGGAATGGGCGAAATGCGAAGGATCAGGTAATCCCTATTCCTTTACTGCAAACTGATtgcgatgatgatgatgactgtaTTAGCAATAATATTGTTAGCATAGAGTTagatgacattcaagaaaaGGTTGATTACTGGAATTCAGCTATTGTGTGTGCTGTGTTGGGGGCAAACCCTCCATTATCTGTTATTGAGGGGTTTTTTAGGCGTATTTGGAAGAATTTAGGGGTTGATAAAGTAGTAGAAATTGAACATGGAGTTTTCATTGTTCGATTTCTTACCATGGAGAATCGTGATAAGGTTCTTGCTGACATCAAACCTACTTTTGATAAGAAGCCTGTGCTCTGTAAACCATGGCACAAGGATATTGTACATTTTAAAGATGAGGTGAAGGTGGTTCCTATTTGGATTCAATTGAAGAATCTGGAATTGAAATTTTGGCGGCTGCGTAGTCTAAGTAAGATTGTTGGGACTATTGGTAAATTCATACAAGCTAACCAAGCAACAATCCATAGAGACAAACTGCAGTATGCTAGAGTTCAAATTGAGGTTGCAATAACTCAGAATCTCCCTGAAAAGGTGCAGTTTCATGATGAACATGGTGGACTGAAATACATTAATATAGGGTATGAATGGAAGCCCATAGTGTGTGAACATTGCAAGCTTCTAGGTCACCTTGTTGTGGATTGTAGGAAGCAGAAGGGTAAAAAGAA GAAGGAGATGACAACACCTGTTATGGTGAATAACTCTTTCCAGGTGTTGGATACTCAATGTGCATCAGAAGAAACAGGGGAAAGGCTGATTGTTTCAGGAAGTTTGAGAAATGGTTCATCAAGTGATGGAGGTGGAATACCTCCTGATATTGATGGATAG